CCATTTGGGTATTTAATGAGAAACAACGCTGCGCTAGTTAAACCATCAGCATCCCCTATATCACACAATGCGAGGGGCTTACCCATTAACTTAGCCTTAACAATACTCATTAATACCCTTAAGTCCTCTAAATCCACGTTACGCTAAGCATAAATGGGGGTTAATTAACCTATCGTAGTTTCGAATCAGTTAAACTGAGAATGCGTTTTTAAACGTTAACAGAATAACTGTGCATGGTCTGCAACTTAAATTTAGATTTAAGGAACTGCACTTCAAGGGGTTTAATTAGGGAGTGTAATCAAGATGAATACTTTATTAAAGTACTTAAGGGGGGATTAAGCGGTAACTGGTATATAATCATTCATGCACCATCAATGCTAGGTAATGTTAAGTTAAGTGGTACGTTCAGAGACGCAGTAGTCGGCGACTCAGGTTCAGGAAGCAGTGGCTGCATGATTATTCCACTCGCTGCTTATTGCTATAGTGAGAACGAAGTGGGGCCATACTTAATAAGTGAGGTTGAGCCTGAATTAACCATTACGAGTAATGAACTTTGGGTTAAGTTTAGTGGTGAAGGTAGTTACTGCGATGTGTTAATCACGGTTACAGGCGATGTTAAGGGTCTAACTAGCGCCCTCGGTAAATTACCAAAACCATTACCGTTACTTTACGGTGGATTCTTCGAGGATGGCTTAATATGGGCTTTGGTTAAGGCTGGGTACGTTAAGGAAAGTGAGCTACCGGACTTCATAAAGCCTAGGCAAGCCTACTACTGGGTTAGGGGTGATGTCGCTAATGTTGCGTTAAGTAATTGGATTGAGACAAGTAACCCAGTTTTCCTAGACCTACTAATATTCGCCTATGAGGAATTACTAAACAGAATGAATGAGTACGGTGGGGTTAAGATATCTTACATTACGGCCGCTAGGGCTAAGGACATTTACGGGTCACCTCAGCAATCGTATGTATTTAATACTCTGTTAAGGGGTTTTGAATTAACAGGTGATTCAAGGTACCTTAAGGGTGCTCTTAAGGCACTTGAATGCTATAATGTTCAACCACCTGGGTGCCTAGGCTACATTGACTTGGGTAATGGCTTAAAGTGGTTTAGATGGGGTAGTAGGCACTTCCTCTCCACTGATCCTCAAGGTTGGGAAAACCTAATGGTACTTAACACCCACTTAATGGCTGTATTATCCTTCACTGAGGCTTATGTTAGGGGCTTATGCAGTGAATGCGTTAAGCATGCGTTAAGTGGTGTTAAGGCTGTTGTTAGGCTTTCCCATGAGTTTCAGAGGAGCGATGGATACCTTTACTATAGCCTATACTCAAAGGCGCATATGGGTGAGAATGAGGATGACAAATACCCACCCTATAGGGGTTATAGTTTACTTAGCAGTAGGTTAGCCTTAAAGGCTTCAATATATTTAAACCATGACGAATTATACAGCATTGCTAAGAAGGCTTGCCTAATGGGTTACTGGAATGTAATTAATGGCAAGTGGAGCGAATATGAGGCAGTAGCCCGCTGTTTAAGTCTGCTTTACAATAAGGAGGGGAATAGTGACTTACTTAGCAAGTTATTAAACATCCTTAAGATAGCTTATGAAAAGGGGGTTAGGGTAGTTGTTAATGGATATGGCGTTGAGGATGCGTTATATGCCCAATACCAACCAGCAACGTTGATTCAAGGTAATGCGCAGTTAATTTACGTGGGGCCAAGACAAGGAAGGCTACTTATTGCCGCTTACTCAGGAGGAGGCGCTAGAATAGTAGTGAGGAATTATGGCTCATTAAGTGGTCATGGAGTTACCGTGAGGGGCATTAATGTTGATGGAAGGGGAAGCGTAAGTGGTAGTGAAATTGAACTTCAGGGTGAAGCGTTAATAAGCGTTGAGGAGAGCATCATTAAGCCTGCCATGCTGTAACAACGGGAAATGCTTATAAACGCAGCCTCAGGCTGATTAAATCAGCGGCCGTAGTCTAGTCTGGTTTAGGATAAAGGGGGCTGGGGCGATGTGCCGCTTCTTTTTCCTAAATGTTAACTGCCTAATTATTAGGTTAGATGGCGTGAAGAATTAGGATTACAGGTACGAAACCAAGCAGTACTGGTAACGGTAAAGCTGGTGCGTATCCCCTGAAGGGTAGGAGTATCCTGTATGTTGCGTAGAAGCCCACTAAAACCCCAAGCACAAGTACCGTGAGCGTCAGCACCATGGAGTCACCGGCAAGCGATATTGTGAAACTTGACATGAGTGAGTAAACCACTAGGTCACCCACGCCTATTGCTGTATTCCTTAGGTCAAGGACAAGGCCCCTTAGTAGGCTTCTCCCAGTATTACCCTTCATTGACTCCGCCAACTTACCTAGTAAGCCCTTATAAACCATGAAAGCATCATACACTGCTAACACTATTGGAACCATTGCAGCGGTCACAGGGGGTAGGCTTGTTGCCAGTAGTGAACCTGCCATTGCACTGTAGGACACTATACCAATGCTTCTCAATACCTGACTATTACTGTAGAGGGAGAAATAGCCTAATACGGCTGTTAAGCCTAGGCTCAGTGGGTAAAAGGTGATTACGAGGAGGAGTGGGTAAATGTTGTAGTAGGTTGCGTACTCGTATAGGTAGAAGGTTACTAGCGTGTAAATTAGGAAGATGATCATTGCATCCTTAAATATTGCGAATGCCTTAAACTTAGCATACCTAATAAGGAGGTAAACCACGATTAAACCGGCCAAGGCCATTAAGAGAATTACTAAGCTATTGTAGAAGCCTGCTGAAACGGTATTACTGCTACTTATCACTGGGCTTGGTGTAGGTATGTAGGCGTGCTTTAACGTTAAGCCTATGGTTAATAACGCCCCCATTAGCATTGAAGACAGTGGCGGTACTATGAAATAAGGCTTAAAGTCACCAGCGTTAGGCATAGCGGTTAAGTGCAAATACGCTTATAAAAATATCGCCGAAGGGAGCATCGTGAAGTCACTGGTTATTGACCACTGTAAGGCTGGTATATGCGTCAACTCCGCCCTAAGACTGGTGATAAGCAGGGGTGTTAAGCCCATTAAGGCTATTGATGATGCTGTAGTAGTAACGGCTGGTGAACCATTAGTTTACATTAATGATGAGCAATATAATGTGCTTGAGGGACTTATGCCATTGATTAACCTATCCATATGCACCTCAACGGCCTTAGCCATTACTAAAATTAGTACTGGGTTAAGGCCCTACGTATTCTCAAGTGACGTAAAGGAACTAGGGGATTATGCCTTAATACCAGTCATATCAGGTGGTGGAGGTTTTATTGATGATGCTGGGTTACTTAAGGGTAATGAACCAGTACCCATTATTAAGCATTACACGTACCAGGCTAAGCCAAGTGAAGAGTCTGTTTTAGTGATTAGGTTCCTGGGTGATTCCTCAGGATTAATTGAGGAGGTTAATAAGGTGTATGCAATGGGTTATGCAAACAATGTGATTATTGAGACTGATGCTTTAACAGTACTTAGAAATAGGAGAGCCTTAAGGAGACTTGCACCAGCAATACTGGGTATTGCGGTTAGGGGTTTTAAGGACTTATGCACTCTAAGAGTAGTTGATGTTAGTAACACAGTGAATGCATACAGGTGTAGGCAATGCTGGATTGATTACGTTGGTGCCGGGCAAATTAAGACATGCCCAAGGTGCGGTGGTAGGGTGATTGAGCTCATTAAGGACATGGATAAACTAAGGATTATTAATCCAGAAGCCTTATTAATTAAGGCTCAAGGTGAATTAATACACAGCAGGTTAACCAGGCCAATAATACTCCCCTTATCCTGGTTCATGAAATAATGAATAATACTATTTTAATGCCTTGGGCACGTATTATGGAGCTCAGTCTTAAGCCCCTCATCATTAAGTATCTCCGCAATTCTAGTGAGTAGACTACACATATCCCTAATAGCATCATCCCTAGAGGAGTAGATACTCATGACTCCCTCGGGGTCTGAGCCATTATACTGATATTGGTGAAGAGCAAGGGCAATTATGGCTTCCCCCTCTAATCCAAGTACCTTAGCGATGTTTCTAACCGCTGATGTAGGCATGTATGCTATTAACTTATCCACCTTAGGTAAACCCCTAGCCAATTCCTCCCTCCTTTCACCTGCTAGGGCGGCTAATAGTGATTTAAAGGCTTGAAAGGCCTTACCTGCAGCATTCCTAGTATAGCCCTCAGCCAGTAGTCTAACAGCTAGTTTAGCCTCCGCCAATGCCTCAATCCTCCTAGCCTCAATATAAGCCTTTAAATCCCTCCAAGGCTTCTCAACCTTCTCAGGTAGCATCCATATGAAGCACCACTGCGGTGAATTAAGATTTTCGCCTAGTGATTAAGCTTCTTTTTAAAAGGCAGGACTTTAAGTTACATGTTACTGGTCCCTCATAAGCGTAACCCTTAAATAGTGTCCTTAAGCCTACAAGCTTAATGACCGGGACCGGTATTTGCGTCTGGTAAC
This genomic interval from Caldivirga sp. contains the following:
- a CDS encoding PaREP1 family protein, whose product is MLPEKVEKPWRDLKAYIEARRIEALAEAKLAVRLLAEGYTRNAAGKAFQAFKSLLAALAGERREELARGLPKVDKLIAYMPTSAVRNIAKVLGLEGEAIIALALHQYQYNGSDPEGVMSIYSSRDDAIRDMCSLLTRIAEILNDEGLKTELHNTCPRH